One segment of Primulina tabacum isolate GXHZ01 chromosome 6, ASM2559414v2, whole genome shotgun sequence DNA contains the following:
- the LOC142550271 gene encoding secreted RxLR effector protein 161-like, with the protein MDVKSAFLNGILNEEAYVSQPKGVEDPNHPNHVYKLKKALYGLKQAPRAWYGRLTEYLLDLGFKRGEYAKNLVKKFSTENTKHMKTPMGSTEKLSKDDVAAGVDNTQYRSIIGSLLYLSASRPDIMFSVCLCARYQADPKVTHLKAVKRILRYIAGTVNLGLWYTKETNTNLVGFSDADWAENLDDRKSTTGGCFYLGNNLVSWYSKKQNCVSLSTAEFEYVAAASCCSQLCG; encoded by the exons atggatgtgaaaagtgcctTTTTGAACGGCATTTTGAATGAAGAAGCTTATGTAAGCCAACCTAAAGGGGTCGAAGATCCAAACCACCCGAACCATGTCTACAAGTTGAAGAAGGCACTTTAtggacttaaacaagctccacgaGCATGGTATGGTAGGCTTACTGAATATCTGCTTGACTTaggcttcaaacgaggtgag TATGCCAAGAATTTGGTGAAGAAATTTTCTACCGAGAACACTAAACACATGAAAACACCAATGGGGTCGACTGAAAAATTGTCCAAAGACGATGTTGCTgcaggtgttgacaacacccagTATCGCAGCATCATAGGCAGTCTTCTTTACTTAAGTGCAAGTCGTCCCgacatcatgtttagtgtaTGTTTGTGCGCTAGGTACCAGGCTGATCCTAAAGTCACTCATTTAAAAGCTgtcaaaagaattttgagatatatagcCGGGACAGTTAACTTAGGTTTGTGGTACACCAaagaaacaaacacaaatcTAGTGGGGTTTAGTGATGCTGACTGGGCTGAAAATCTAGATGATAGGAAGAGTACCACTGGAGGATGTTTTTATCTAGGTAATAATTTGGTGTCATGGTATAGTAAAAAGCAAAATTGTGTATCTCTGTCCACTGCTGAATTTGAATATGTTGCAGCTGCTAGCTGTTGTTCACAACtttgtggatga
- the LOC142549504 gene encoding protein PHYTOCHROME KINASE SUBSTRATE 4-like: MESQNLVKSFKYNSPQQPIFSVIESPLRYRSLPQTNPTPFKEIFFPSYIQPKDPKKVSQGNETGCNIDDSEISIFDAQKYFSENNEAEDIKKPPQQQITAHNMLSVPRLSSVSSADGYGRNYRTRSFHTTPTASSEASWNSQTGLLANPPGSMAVSLRNLPSDMRSKKRNPAAKKWSFCRKCCCSGKNSVKVKEATSDSDIRGPAVIHIDMGNLEKTSHSYAKRGQSRDEKAPENMPQKISVPNVEMAFQQKATAPNYPLQLSPEKKFSPTDPPRQQRVSPSGRPFGDANAAAFTFPILNSSIQTTKPAGFKAMITKSVINPLEDPPRDSLEVFQPVHDPMSISRTPDFNPGSPMARLSNMDDDMYSDASSDLFEIESFSTQSNSYQMYRGRDSLEDEAPAFRFASARCMISSNNNNLHGRRSMDEPPTPSVAGTECYTPSEVSIDWSVTTAEGFDRASVTNFSISASEIGKVAFLHKRLQEEASGGDGGKRKGNGLLLMSCRQEKSVSVGPQPVKCSVPEGPPLFPLGISGGAGHVGGRPPRANKLPLGSSHSARLSLAFAA, translated from the coding sequence ATGGAGTCACAAAATTTAGTAAAGAGTTTCAAGTACAATTCACCACAGCAACCAATCTTTAGCGTCATAGAATCTCCTCTCCGGTACAGATCCTTACCCCAAACCAATCCTACACCCTTTAAGGAGATTTTCTTTCCTTCATATATCCAACCCAAAGATCCGAAAAAAGTTTCCCAAGGAAATGAAACAGGTTGCAACATTGATGACTCAGAAATAAGCATTTTCGATGCACAGAAGTATTTCAGCGAAAACAATGAAGCCGAAGACATTAAAAAACCACCACAACAGCAAATCACAGCTCACAATATGCTATCGGTTCCAAGATTGTCATCGGTTTCTTCCGCAGATGGATATGGCAGGAATTATCGGACAAGATCATTTCATACCACGCCCACGGCCTCGTCCGAGGCTAGCTGGAACAGCCAAACAGGCTTGTTGGCAAATCCTCCAGGTTCAATGGCTGTTTCTTTAAGGAATTTGCCTTCTGATATGCGTAGCAAAAAAAGGAATCCCGCTGCCAAGAAATGGAGTTTTTGTCGAAAGTGCTGCTGCAGTGGCAAGAATTCCGTTAAGGTTAAGGAAGCAACCTCGGACTCAGACATCAGGGGACCTGCTGtgatccacatcgatatgggtAACTTGGAGAAAACGAGTCACTCGTATGCTAAAAGAGGACAGAGCCGTGACGAGAAAGCGCCAGAAAACATGCCGCAGAAGATTTCAGTTCCTAACGTCGAAATGGCGTTCCAGCAGAAAGCAACGGCTCCGAATTACCCTTTACAGCTCTCTCCGGAGAAAAAATTTTCCCCCACTGATCCGCCCCGCCAGCAACGTGTATCTCCATCAGGAAGGCCGTTTGGTGACGCCAACGCTGCTGCTTTCACCTTCCCTATCCTCAATTCATCAATCCAGACGACCAAGCCAGCAGGTTTCAAGGCCATGATTACAAAATCAGTCATCAATCCCCTGGAAGATCCACCTCGCGACTCGTTGGAAGTTTTCCAACCGGTGCACGATCCCATGTCTATTTCTAGAACACCCGATTTCAATCCAGGAAGCCCCATGGCGCGCCTCTCGAACATGGATGACGATATGTACAGTGACGCGAGCTCTGATTTGTTCGAGATCGAAAGCTTCTCGACACAATCCAATTCTTACCAAATGTATCGTGGGAGGGATTCTCTGGAAGACGAAGCTCCAGCGTTTAGGTTTGCATCCGCCAGATGTATGATCAGCAGCAACAATAATAATCTGCATGGAAGAAGAAGCATGGATGAGCCACCAACGCCGAGTGTTGCGGGAACAGAATGCTACACACCGAGTGAAGTCAGCATCGATTGGAGCGTGACCACCGCAGAAGGCTTTGACAGAGCAAGTGTCACCAATTTCTCCATCTCCGCTTCGGAAATAGGCAAAGTGGCGTTTCTCCACAAGAGGCTGCAAGAGGAAGCTTCTGGAGGCGACGGCGGGAAGAGGAAGGGAAATGGCCTTCTGCTAATGAGCTGTCGGCAAGAGAAGTCGGTCAGCGTGGGGCCGCAGCCGGTGAAATGCTCAGTGCCGGAAGGCCCGCCATTGTTCCCATTGGGTATATCCGGTGGTGCGGGGCATGTGGGTGGTAGGCCACCGAGAGCGAATAAGCTGCCATTGGGGAGCTCTCATTCGGCACGGCTGTCCCTTGCTTTTGCGGCATGA
- the LOC142550272 gene encoding uncharacterized protein LOC142550272: MADFEIILGMDWLARNNALVDCKGKRVKLRTPNQEEIVYHGESKERKSLISASQAWKAMKSRENIYLAMLKGAAVFSKLDLRTGYHQLNVRAEDIPKTAFRTRYGHYEFTVMPFGLTNAPAAFMDLMNRVFKPFLDRFIVVLIDDILVYSSNEKEHEEHLRLTLQTLREKELYAKFKKSGVSVDPKKVEAITEWSKPKNITDIRSFLGLAGYYRKLVEGFSSIVIPMTKLTQKNSKFVWDEGCEKSFQTLKEKLASAPVLIIPTEDKEFTIYSDVSKKDKANKVADALSRKNGGKITLASLSARPCLQETVKLNQDRDPKIKKLKGQVESGKSQDLQIDDKGVIWMKGRLCVPDSDNLSQEMLLEAHKSKFSVKAEHQRPGGLLQRLEIPEWKWEHISMDFVVGLPKSRQGQDGICYHSSIGMTPYEALYGRKCRSPLYWDEVGEKAIVGPELVQITIDKVTVVREKLKAAQDRQKSWADLKRRPVEFNVGEKAYVKVSPMKGVVRFSKAGKLNPRYVGPFEILEKVGTLAYRLALPPSMSRIHNVFHVSQLGKYIPDPSHVLEAEPLMIESNLGEELKYEEVPIRIVDTKDQVLRRRIIPYVKVQWSNHTERETTWKLEEKMRDQYPYLFLDQANPSLEDETSLKEGGM, encoded by the exons ATGGCCGACTTTGAAATCATtctaggaatggattggttagccagaAACAATGCATTAGTGGACTGTAAAGGGAAAAGAGTGAAGCTCCGAACCCCAAATCAGGAAGAGATCGTGTATCATGGTGAATCCAAGGAACGGAAATCACTTATTTCCGCTTCCCAAGCATGGAAGGCCATGAAGTCCAGAGAAAATATCTACCTAGCAATG CTTAAGGGAGCTGCGGTCTTTTCTAAACTGGATTTGAGGACTGGATACCACCAACTGAATGTCAGGGCTGAAGATATACCCAAAACAGCTTTTCGaacaagatatgggcattatgagttcacagtgatgccttttgggctGACCAATGCGCCTGCTGCcttcatggaccttatgaacAGAGTATTCAAACCATTCCTGGACCGATTCATAGTAGTGCTTATTGACGACATCCTCGTCTATTCTTCCAACGAGAAAGAGCATGAAGAACACCTCCGCCTTACACTTCAAACTCTGAGAGAGAAGGAACTCTATGCtaagtttaagaaat caggagtatcagtggaCCCCAAGAAAGTTGAGGCAATTACAGAATGGTCAAAGCCTAAAAACATCACAGATATCAGGAGCTTTCTTGGATTGGCAGGTTATTACAGGAAGTTAGTCGAAGGTTTTTCTTCAATTGTCATACCAATGACAAAACTCACTCAGAAGAATTCTAAGTTCGTCTGGGACGAAGGTTGCGAGAAAAGTTTTCAGACACTAAAAGAAAAGCTCGCATCCGCGCCAGTACTAATCATACCCACTGAGGATAAggaattcaccatctacagtgacgtTTCTAAGAAAG ATAAAGCGAACAAAGTGGCCGATGCCCTGAGTAGGAAAAATGGAGGCAAGATCACTCTAGCTTCACTCTCCGCTCGGCCATGTCTGCaggagaccgtcaagttaaatcaGGATCGGGACCCCAAGATAAAGAAACTTAAGGGACAAGTCGAAAGCGGGAAGTCTCAAGATCTACAAATTGATGACAAGGGAGTCatatggatgaaaggacgactgTGTGTACCAGACAGTGATAACCTTAGCCAAGAAATGCTGTTAGAAGCACACAAAtccaaattttca gtcaaagcagagcaccagCGACCTGGAGGATTATTGCAACGTTTGGAGAtaccagagtggaaatgggaacatatctccatggactttgtggtagggTTACCAAAGTCGAGGCAAGGTCAAGACGGAATATG ctatcacagcagtaTTGGGATGACTCCATACGAAGCTCTCTATGGAAGGAAATGCCGATcacccttgtattgggatgaagtgggagaaaaAGCAATAGTAGGACCCGAGCTCGTACAGATAACAATAGACAAGGTTACAGTAGTCCGAGAgaaactcaaggcagctcaagatcgacaaaagagttgggcagACCTGAAAAGGAGGCCAGTAGAATTCAACGTTGGCGAGAAGGCCTACGTAAAAGTATCGCCTATGAAGGGAGTTGTCCGATTCAGTAAAGCTGGGAAGCTAAACCCTCGTTATGTGGGaccctttgagattttggagaaagTGGGCACGCTAGCATACAGATTGGCACTGCCACCAAGCATGTCTAGAATTCACAACGTATTCCACGTGTCCCAACTAGGGAAATATATCCCGGACCCAAGCCACGTGTTGGAAGCAGAACCGCTCATGATCGAAAGCAACTTGGGAGAAGAGCTAAAATACGAAGAAGTTCCCATTAGAATCGTGGACACCAAGGACCAGGTACTAAGACGACGaatcattccctacgtcaaggtgCAATGGTCTAACCACACGGAAAGAGAAACCACGTGGAAGCTAGAAGAAAAGATGAGGGACCAATACCCGTACCTCTTCTTAGATCAAGCCAACCCAAGTTtagaggacgaaacttctcttaaggagggagggatgtaa
- the LOC142550273 gene encoding uncharacterized protein LOC142550273 → MAGRPLRQNRNPRYPNTDREGGQENGQRNGPPPAVNLSRADLMAIATIVATTLQGLGNPNANQPPPPPPPNGVKFHYESLRKNMCPTFRGDADPEVGQSWLKSVETQLRLLEVPDALKVDVILPFLKDRASKWWEAVSPAMTTAGPITWRIFRETFLKQYYPAEVRLQKLSEFENLTQAPDISVVEYTSQFNALGSYAPAIMGDEVLKLHRFKKGLNSRIQSALAVYQPANFSDLMGATIRAETDIRQREGENKNKRPHIGQSSQGGQKFRKPNQSSGPSSGQPSAANYQGPKPCPTCHFRHTGECRRNSGVCFGCGKAVHRIAECLTAANQAAEPNKGTGQITGANPNKRKEGKPNARVFAMTQEEADDANEVVSGTIFIQQVPAYALFDCGATHSFMSKRLARKLGLKPELLAEPF, encoded by the coding sequence atggccggcAGACCCCTAAGACAGAACCGCAACCCGCGTTATCCTAATACCGACCGTGAAGGCGGACAGGAGAATGGGCAGAGAAATGGACCCCCGCCTGCAGTCAACTTAAGCCGAGCTGATCTTATGGCCATAGCCACCATTGTGGCGACAACACTGCAAGGGTTGGGAAACCCGAACGCCAATcagccaccaccacctccaccaccgaaCGGAGTCAAATTTCATTACGAGTCTCTCCGCAAGAACATGTGTCCGACATTCAGAGGGGACGCCGATCCTGAAGTTGGCCAGAGTTGGCTAAAGAGTGTCGAGACTCAGTTGAGGCTATTGGAAGTTCCCGATGCACTCAAAGTGGATGTGATCCTGCCTTTTCTGAAAGACAGAGCATCTAAATGGTGGGAAGCAGTCTCGCCAGCCATGACCACTGCTGGACCAATTACATGGCGAATCTTCCGAGAGACATTTCTGAAACAGTACTACCCGGCAGAAGTCAGACTACAAAAGTTAAGTGAGTTTGAGAATCTTACTCAGGCTCCAGATATATCAGTCGTGGAGTACACTTCTCAGTTCAATGCCCTTGGGTCGTATGCTCCGGCAATCATGGGGGATGAAGTTTTGAAGCTGCACCGTTTCAAGAAGGGGTTGAACAGCCGAATCCAGTCGGCCTTAGCAGTTTATCAGCCCGCCAATTTTTCAGATCTTATGGGCGCAACTATCCGAGCTGAAACTGATATCCGTCAAAGAGAGGGAGAGAATAAGAACAAGCGTCCTCATATCGGTCAGTCTTCGCAGGGAGGTCAGAAGTTCAGGAAACCCAATCAATCAAGCGGACCTTCTTCAGGGCAACCCTCAGCGGCCAACTACCAAGGACCCAAGCCGTGCCCGACATGCCATTTCAGACACACAGGAGAGTGCCGAAGAAATAGTGGTGTATGCTTCGGATGTGGGAAAGCGGTACACCGAATTGCCGAATGTCTTACTGCTGCCAACCAAGCAGCCGAGCCCAACAAGGGAACTGGGCAAATTACTGGAGCTAACCCCAACAAGCGAAAGGAAGGCAAGCCTAATGCCAGGGTATTTGCTATGACTCAAGAAGAGGCCGACGACGCCAATGAAGTCGTGTCAGGTACCATATTTATTCAGCAAGTGCCTGCTTATgcgttatttgattgtggtgctacgcattccTTTATGTCTAAGAGACTTGCTAGGAAACTAGGACTTAAGCCCGAGCTACTAGCTGAACCTTTTTGA